One genomic segment of Leptolyngbya subtilissima AS-A7 includes these proteins:
- a CDS encoding PD-(D/E)XK nuclease family protein produces the protein MARFVLTPSNSYATALEWSTRPGYQIVTPSRLAARALYAQHQALRRLASKAVEAGSKKIAPDRTAQQLFRRVVQDIAQPVDGLGTARAWLPGVRSLLQSSPNLSTVTATSLRTAQLLEVAKAYQTALSEQGFIDGADLYWQAAESKVPPQQLLIYGYFQPRPDELAWINTLAADESVLFLPIAESPLFADSQASVDWLVEQGWQIMSELDTRYQGSSKGENVTAKSEQNPGIFAIGESLSQVFCGARDRVSSGELGQGQQNGTQKPGLSPATTSYAYSTLEAEVRGTLVQVKALLNDGTLARDIAIVARDEVAYGPKLIDIAWEYGVPLRALYQTPLLSTRLGTWLNLLVDVLDAKFPFEGTARLLSHVLASNPDRDFWATARRQHPQDFAAWKALAQDHLDLDLDLLAQINQARRRDTWVELWQSILGRFDLRRRCARWARESVAFNRFRDALRELAEPEAEILSWGEFRQELRDLLDSLTVPAQPGRGGVELHSPRSVVGARYAHLFVIGIAEGVLPAPTGNDPLLDFFERQQLRHQEVTLPSAAEMARREALNVYFLLQTVTTAVVFSYPQLEGRKELLSSPYLAQLGLKLSEPPALAIASLEEHRRTILRHNAPTEDPVLLAAVHAYAVEQHRESSAAANEYDGVIGIPFDYADWPFSVSQLRNLGQCPFNWFANKLLKLGPPEEIDDDLSPSQIGQLYHRVLELVLAGWGEHPELEVADLEMLHEAFAIAERELIPTTLPAWTLRREEHLRILALALQDPNFLPTGAEPVLLEGDFEGEWHGLKVRGRIDRIDRTEAGLVLIDYKTGKSRPPGIKDQTGKACIDLQLPLYREAAGPALFDEPVADAYYYSIRGREKIALSSKAPQHELPAAIERCKTHLETGHYPVQPDTERKACTYCDFDALCRQGDRLSRKEITHGTD, from the coding sequence ATGGCAAGATTTGTCTTAACTCCCAGCAATAGCTATGCCACTGCCCTGGAATGGTCAACGCGGCCTGGCTATCAAATCGTTACCCCATCACGCTTGGCGGCTAGGGCACTGTACGCGCAGCACCAGGCTCTGCGCCGGTTGGCAAGCAAGGCTGTAGAGGCTGGGAGTAAGAAAATCGCCCCTGACCGCACCGCTCAACAGCTGTTTCGCCGGGTAGTGCAAGACATTGCGCAGCCGGTGGATGGGCTCGGTACCGCTAGAGCCTGGCTGCCAGGGGTGCGATCGCTCCTCCAAAGCAGCCCAAATCTTTCTACGGTAACAGCCACCTCTCTCCGCACCGCCCAGCTTCTTGAAGTTGCAAAGGCTTATCAAACTGCCCTGAGTGAGCAAGGCTTTATTGATGGGGCAGATCTCTACTGGCAAGCTGCCGAGAGCAAGGTTCCCCCCCAACAGTTGCTTATCTACGGCTACTTTCAGCCTCGCCCCGATGAGCTAGCCTGGATCAATACTCTGGCTGCTGACGAAAGCGTACTGTTTTTGCCGATCGCAGAGTCACCGCTGTTTGCCGATAGCCAAGCATCCGTGGATTGGCTGGTAGAGCAAGGCTGGCAGATTATGAGTGAACTAGATACCAGATACCAGGGTTCTAGCAAGGGTGAGAACGTAACCGCCAAGTCTGAGCAGAACCCTGGAATCTTTGCTATCGGGGAATCGCTCAGCCAAGTTTTCTGCGGGGCCAGAGACCGGGTTTCTAGCGGTGAGCTAGGGCAGGGACAGCAAAATGGGACGCAGAAACCCGGTCTCTCTCCAGCCACCACCTCCTACGCCTACAGCACCCTGGAAGCAGAGGTGCGAGGGACTCTGGTCCAGGTCAAAGCCCTACTCAACGACGGTACCCTGGCCCGCGACATCGCTATTGTCGCCAGAGATGAAGTCGCCTATGGCCCCAAGCTGATCGACATCGCCTGGGAATACGGTGTGCCCCTGCGAGCTCTCTACCAAACCCCGCTGCTGAGCACCCGCCTAGGAACTTGGCTGAATCTGCTGGTGGACGTGCTTGATGCCAAATTTCCCTTCGAGGGCACAGCACGGCTACTCAGCCATGTCCTAGCCAGCAACCCCGATCGCGACTTTTGGGCCACCGCCCGCCGCCAACATCCCCAGGACTTTGCCGCCTGGAAAGCCCTAGCCCAAGACCACCTCGATCTCGACCTCGACCTGCTGGCCCAGATCAACCAAGCCCGCCGCCGCGACACCTGGGTAGAGCTGTGGCAAAGCATTTTGGGCCGGTTTGATCTGCGTCGCCGCTGCGCCCGCTGGGCGAGGGAGAGCGTGGCGTTTAACCGGTTCCGCGATGCATTGAGGGAACTGGCCGAACCCGAAGCGGAAATCCTCAGCTGGGGAGAGTTTCGCCAGGAATTGCGGGACTTGCTGGATAGCTTAACCGTACCCGCCCAGCCGGGTCGCGGTGGGGTCGAGCTGCACAGCCCCCGCTCGGTGGTTGGGGCACGATATGCCCACCTATTTGTCATTGGCATTGCCGAAGGCGTGCTGCCTGCTCCGACTGGCAACGACCCACTGTTGGATTTCTTTGAACGTCAGCAGCTCCGCCACCAGGAGGTGACGCTGCCCAGCGCCGCCGAAATGGCTCGGAGAGAGGCGCTGAATGTCTACTTTTTGCTGCAAACGGTGACCACCGCTGTAGTCTTCTCCTATCCCCAGTTGGAGGGGCGCAAGGAACTCTTGTCTAGCCCTTACCTGGCGCAATTGGGGCTGAAACTCAGTGAACCGCCAGCCCTTGCGATCGCCAGCTTGGAAGAACATCGCCGCACTATTCTGCGCCACAACGCCCCAACCGAAGATCCGGTACTCTTAGCAGCCGTCCACGCCTATGCCGTCGAACAGCATCGCGAGAGCAGCGCCGCTGCCAACGAGTACGACGGCGTCATCGGCATTCCCTTCGACTATGCCGACTGGCCCTTTAGTGTGTCGCAGTTGCGGAACCTGGGCCAGTGCCCCTTCAATTGGTTTGCAAACAAACTCCTGAAGCTGGGGCCACCAGAGGAAATCGACGACGACCTCAGCCCTAGCCAGATTGGCCAGCTCTATCACCGGGTGCTGGAGCTAGTGCTGGCTGGCTGGGGCGAGCACCCAGAGTTGGAGGTCGCCGACCTAGAGATGCTACACGAAGCGTTCGCGATCGCAGAACGCGAACTCATTCCCACCACTCTCCCCGCCTGGACTCTGCGCCGGGAAGAACATCTGCGAATCCTGGCCCTGGCCCTACAAGACCCCAATTTTTTGCCCACCGGGGCAGAGCCGGTTTTGCTGGAGGGCGACTTTGAGGGGGAATGGCACGGATTGAAAGTACGGGGCCGCATCGACCGGATTGATCGCACCGAGGCCGGGCTGGTGCTAATCGACTACAAAACCGGCAAAAGCCGCCCCCCCGGCATCAAAGACCAAACCGGCAAAGCCTGTATCGACCTCCAGCTCCCGCTCTACCGGGAGGCCGCTGGCCCAGCCCTGTTTGATGAACCCGTTGCTGATGCCTACTACTATTCGATTCGCGGCAGAGAGAAAATCGCGCTCTCGTCGAAGGCACCCCAGCACGAACTGCCCGCCGCCATCGAGCGCTGCAAAACCCATTTAGAGACGGGGCACTATCCGGTGCAGCCCGACACGGAACGAAAGGCCTGCACCTACTGCGATTTTGATGCCCTGTGTCGCCAGGGCGACCGCCTCAGCCGTAAGGAGATTACCCATGGGACTGACTGA
- a CDS encoding UvrD-helicase domain-containing protein: MGLTEQQERAAYSPKSVAVTAGAGTGKTHMLSERYRYFLQQGFSPLQIVAVTFTEKAAAELRSRIRSTIAASMGDRPDLLAELEAAQISTFHALAARICREHSTIANVPPDFAVQDELESPIWQADVFADALAQLPSHFYLGIPYSLMRDVLQALLADPLTAAQALEKGRDDWLPWVERIQLQALEEFLSHPDWLSSKHILQAYAAPGDKLEEHRLAVLGAIALFGEGHAAQALDRLDSLRINVGSQKNWGGKEALAAVKAAIATLRDLAREAIKTGLITLAPNAYDDQTDALLPNLRGAFAWVRDFLQKAKYQQRILDFNDLEVHALQALADPAVQDYYAQRWKVFLIDEFQDTNPIQGQLLETLTAKATLTIVGDPKQSIYSFRRADVRVFQAWQKHIHPGDDPVKLSLSFRTHQALVAQINQVFAPVLADLHQSLDAHRQETLEPTPKIQLYTVTVDEEYQKDKDIDTNADACRRVEAQKIADLVEEMLSAKLQVHDKPSGRLRDIQPKDIAILSRTWGPLELYGNAIAARDIPILQAGGGNLLDTREAKDAGALLRFLADPTDSLALAAVLRSPFFALSDTTLYTFAQTLPEKTDWWRHLRDSAAPDLSRARETLGELLIARRTEAPTRLLQLGDRLTGYTAVIANLPGAERRLADWQGFGELVRSLEAGSFDVLAVIRRLQRLQAAEVEVPRPALAGGNAVSLMTIHGSKGLEWPVVIVPDLARQSPLDSPLVRFDPDLGAALKLEDEEGERQKSALYTLMEQRKKAADSEESKRVLYVALTRARDRLILTAAKAAGGSLDILQPGLDGLIAPAPIPFAPDLAQPVAPVAPNLPGLPEQIMLYPARAGFAELSVTALSDYAICPLRFKFRHVDGHPGYTSGNSTANLGMELGKLTHKALELSIDQAETLAAYAPHLPLTAVEEALTLAQAFHHSPIYSAHRTGATHWEHPVSLTVGDLTLNGVVDLVGEDFVLDFKTDQAIHPEHHQFQLWAYSRATSKPNAYLAYLRHDHLHPFEAGALQDFDHQANALISKLMSGDFTPNAAHYNCGICPYGEICSEALDPSAGV, translated from the coding sequence ATGGGACTGACTGAACAGCAAGAACGTGCCGCCTACAGTCCTAAGAGTGTGGCAGTCACGGCAGGGGCAGGCACTGGCAAAACCCATATGCTTTCGGAACGCTATCGGTACTTTTTACAGCAGGGATTTTCGCCCCTGCAAATTGTGGCCGTAACCTTTACCGAAAAAGCGGCAGCGGAACTGCGATCGCGCATCCGCTCTACCATCGCTGCATCTATGGGCGATCGCCCCGACCTGCTGGCCGAGCTAGAAGCGGCCCAAATCAGCACCTTCCACGCCCTGGCCGCTCGCATCTGCCGTGAACACTCCACCATCGCCAACGTGCCCCCTGACTTTGCCGTGCAGGATGAGCTGGAAAGCCCCATCTGGCAGGCCGATGTCTTTGCCGATGCCCTGGCCCAACTGCCCAGCCACTTCTACCTGGGCATTCCCTACTCGCTCATGCGGGACGTATTGCAGGCGCTGCTAGCCGATCCGCTCACCGCTGCCCAGGCCCTGGAGAAAGGTCGCGACGACTGGCTGCCCTGGGTAGAGCGCATTCAACTTCAGGCCCTAGAGGAATTTTTGTCACACCCGGACTGGTTGAGCAGCAAGCACATTCTGCAAGCCTACGCCGCCCCCGGCGACAAACTGGAGGAGCATCGATTGGCGGTATTGGGGGCGATCGCCCTGTTTGGAGAGGGCCATGCCGCCCAGGCGTTAGACAGGCTCGACAGTCTGAGAATCAACGTCGGTAGCCAAAAGAACTGGGGTGGCAAAGAGGCCCTGGCGGCGGTGAAAGCGGCGATCGCTACGCTGCGCGACCTGGCCCGAGAGGCGATCAAAACCGGACTGATCACCCTGGCACCCAACGCCTACGACGACCAGACCGATGCCCTGCTGCCCAACCTGCGCGGAGCCTTTGCCTGGGTGCGCGACTTCCTGCAAAAGGCCAAGTACCAGCAGCGGATTCTGGATTTCAACGACCTCGAAGTTCACGCCCTGCAAGCCCTGGCAGACCCGGCGGTGCAAGACTACTACGCCCAGCGCTGGAAAGTGTTTCTGATCGACGAATTTCAAGACACCAACCCCATCCAGGGGCAATTGCTCGAAACGCTCACCGCCAAAGCCACCCTCACCATCGTCGGCGATCCCAAACAATCCATCTACAGCTTTCGGCGGGCGGATGTGCGGGTGTTTCAAGCCTGGCAAAAGCATATTCACCCCGGCGATGACCCCGTCAAACTCAGTCTCAGCTTTCGCACCCACCAGGCCCTGGTCGCCCAAATCAACCAGGTGTTTGCCCCCGTGCTGGCCGATCTGCACCAGTCCCTCGACGCCCACCGTCAGGAAACCCTAGAGCCTACCCCAAAGATCCAGCTCTACACGGTGACGGTGGATGAGGAATATCAGAAAGACAAAGACATTGACACCAATGCTGATGCCTGCCGCCGGGTGGAAGCCCAGAAAATCGCCGACTTGGTGGAGGAAATGCTGTCGGCGAAGCTGCAAGTCCACGACAAGCCCAGCGGCCGATTGCGGGATATTCAACCCAAGGACATAGCCATTTTGTCGCGCACCTGGGGTCCACTAGAGCTGTATGGCAATGCGATCGCAGCTCGCGATATCCCTATCTTGCAGGCCGGGGGCGGCAACCTGCTCGACACCCGCGAAGCCAAAGATGCCGGGGCGCTGCTGCGGTTTTTAGCTGACCCCACCGATAGTTTGGCCCTGGCGGCGGTGCTGCGCAGCCCCTTCTTTGCACTCAGCGATACCACCCTCTACACCTTTGCCCAAACCCTGCCCGAGAAAACGGACTGGTGGAGGCACCTGCGAGACAGTGCCGCCCCAGACCTGAGCCGCGCTAGAGAGACCCTGGGTGAGCTGCTGATTGCCCGTCGCACCGAAGCGCCGACCCGGTTACTGCAACTGGGCGATCGCCTCACCGGCTACACCGCCGTGATCGCCAATCTGCCCGGTGCCGAGCGCCGACTGGCTGACTGGCAGGGCTTTGGGGAACTTGTGCGATCGCTGGAGGCAGGAAGCTTTGATGTGCTGGCCGTCATCCGTCGGCTCCAGCGGTTGCAGGCTGCCGAGGTCGAGGTGCCCCGCCCCGCCCTGGCCGGGGGCAATGCCGTCAGTCTGATGACCATCCACGGCTCTAAGGGGTTGGAGTGGCCGGTGGTGATTGTGCCCGACCTGGCCCGCCAGTCGCCTCTCGACTCGCCCCTGGTGCGCTTCGACCCGGATCTGGGGGCGGCCTTGAAGCTAGAGGATGAGGAGGGAGAACGGCAAAAATCGGCCCTCTACACTCTGATGGAGCAGCGCAAAAAAGCCGCCGACAGCGAGGAAAGCAAACGAGTGCTCTATGTGGCCCTGACTCGGGCACGCGATCGCCTCATCCTTACCGCTGCCAAAGCCGCTGGTGGTAGCCTCGACATTTTGCAGCCTGGTCTAGACGGTCTAATTGCTCCTGCGCCCATCCCCTTTGCGCCAGACCTAGCCCAACCCGTAGCCCCCGTCGCTCCTAACCTTCCAGGGCTACCCGAGCAAATCATGCTCTACCCTGCTAGGGCGGGCTTTGCCGAGCTCTCCGTCACCGCCCTGAGCGATTACGCGATCTGCCCCCTGCGGTTTAAGTTTCGCCATGTGGATGGCCACCCCGGCTACACCAGCGGCAATAGCACTGCCAATTTGGGAATGGAGCTAGGAAAACTCACCCATAAGGCCCTGGAACTCAGCATTGACCAGGCTGAAACTCTGGCTGCCTACGCCCCCCACCTACCGCTAACTGCGGTCGAAGAAGCGCTGACCTTGGCCCAAGCCTTTCACCACTCCCCGATCTATTCGGCCCATCGAACGGGTGCGACACATTGGGAACACCCGGTTTCACTCACCGTGGGCGATCTCACTCTCAACGGCGTGGTGGATTTGGTGGGCGAAGATTTTGTGCTCGATTTTAAGACTGACCAGGCCATACACCCAGAGCACCACCAGTTTCAGCTCTGGGCCTATAGCCGCGCCACGAGTAAACCCAACGCCTACCTGGCCTACCTGCGCCACGACCATCTGCACCCTTTTGAGGCTGGAGCTTTACAAGACTTCGACCATCAAGCCAATGCCCTGATAAGCAAATTGATGAGCGGCGATTTTACCCCCAATGCAGCTCACTACAATTGTGGGATATGTCCTTATGGAGAGATTTGTAGTGAGGCGCTTGACCCAAGCGCTGGCGTCTAA